The Desulfuromonadales bacterium genomic interval GAAAGATGGATGGGCCGCTGCGGATCGAGACGCCGCACCAGGGCGAGGACTCCCGGGTCGGCAACGATGTAGGCGTCCAGCTCGAGGGGCCGCAGCGCCTCCAGATAGGCGGCGAGTTCCGGCATCTCCCGCGGGCGCAGATAGGCGTTGAGGGTCAGGTAGAGCCGCCTGCCGCGAGCGCGTGTCATTTCCCTGGCCTGGCCGAGACCGGCCAGGGTAAAGTTGCCGGCCTGGGCGCGCAGGCCGAACTTTTCGCCGCCGACATAAACGGCATCGGCCCCATAGGCCAGGGCGGTTTCAAGTTTTTCCAGGTCGCCGGCGGGGACCAGCAGTTCCGGTTGCGGCATGTTTCGATACCTCCGAGAATTGTTGCGCGAGGATAGCACAGAACCTGCCCCGCAGCCCAGCACCAAGGCGCCGCCCGGGAGCCTTTCCCGCTTGACAGGGGCCTAAAAACTCTATAATTTTTAGGAAATTTGCGCCCGGGATGGTGGCACAAAAAGTCACCCCGCCCGGGGAAATGACGGCGACCGGCCCGGCGGCAGAAAAATGAAGCCGGCCAGACCGTCCCAACATCCCTGCAAGCCGATTGAGCGCTGCCAACCTGCAAGATGCACAGGGGGATTCAATGACGATCAGACGGACGATTCTGTTTTTTTGCCTGCTGCTGCTGCCGCTCTCCGCGCCGGCGCAGGAGGGTGCGCGGACTTACGTGATCAAGAAAGGGGACACGCTCTGGGGCGTCTCCGAGCGCTTCATCAAGGATCCCGACTACTGGCCCGGCCTCTGGGCGAACAACCCGGACATCCGCAACCCCCACTTCATCTACCCCGGACAGCAGCTGCGCATCTACGACGGACGCATCGAGCTCGTTCCGGTTGCACCGGCGGCTCCAGTCGTCACGGCAACAGAAACGGAAGCAGCGGTCGCCGCCCCCGCCCCCGAGCCTTCCCTCCCCCAACCGTCGCCGGCCATCACCATCAACACCCTGGGCGGGGCAAGAGGCTTTGTCGGGACGGATGCGCTTGCCTACGACGGCATTCTGGTCGATACGGTAGACAACCGCATCCTGATGGCCAGCGGCGACCGGGTTTTCGTCAAATTGCAGGACCCAGCTGCCGTACGCCCTGCCGATCGATTTTCCCTCTTCGAAACCGGCAAGGAAGTCCTGCATCCGGTGACTGGCCAACCGGTCGGCTACCAGGTGACCGAACTGGGAGCACTGCAGATCACCGAAACCGGACCCAATGTCGCCACGGCTGTCATCACCGACTCCTTCCGCGAAATCCAGCGGGGATCCCTGCTGCTCCCCTGGCAGCCACAGGTCAGGGAAATCGCGCTGAAAAAAGCCGCGCAGGAGCTTTCGGGTTACGTAATCGCCGGCGGTGATGGCAAAACCGCTCTCAGTCAGTTCGATGTCATTTTCGTTGATTTCGGCGCCGCCGAAGGACTGGAGGTCGGCAACCTCCTCTACATCTCCCGGCAGCGCATGGCTACGGAACTCGCCTATGGGGCAGAGGAACTGCAGCTGCCCGACGTCCTGCTGGGGAGTGCGGTGGTGCTGGAGACCCGGCCCCACACGGCCGCAGCCCTGGTGCTCAAAGCTGCCGACAGCATGCACCATGGCGACCGGGTGACCATCGTTACGGAATAGCGGAAAGATCGCCGCCGATTAAGTTTCGCCGGAAAAGGGATTGAGCTCGTTCAATCCTTTTTCTTTTTATGCGCGGGGGGGAGCATGACGGAGGAAGAACGGGGCTGGATGCGGCTGCATCTCACCCGCGGGCTGGGACGGACGGGACTGATCCGGCTGATGGAAGCCTTCGGCTCGCTGGAGGCAATTCTCTCCGCTCCTCCCGCCATGTGGTGCGCGCGGGCAGGCCTCCGGGAAGCGGTTGCCGCAGACTTTCCCGCCGCCAATGACCCACGAATGGCGGCGGCGGTCAAGACTCTGGAAAAAACCGGTGCCCGGATAATCGCGCTATGGGACGAAGAGCGCTATCCTGCCCTGCTGCGCGCCATTCACGATCCGCCCGCTCTGCTCTATGTGCGCGGCACTCTGCCGGCGGGCGAGGCACTCGCCGTGGTCGGGGCCCGGCAGGCTTCGTCGGCGGGCCGGCAACTGACCCTGGAAACCTGCCGCGAACTGGCCTCCCGCGGGATCATCATCGTCAGCGGCCTGGCCCGGGGCATCGACACCGCTGCCCACCAGGGCGCCCTCGAAGGTCAGGGCCAGACCGTCGCCGTTCTCGGTTGCGGCATCGACCGGATTTACCCGCCGGAAAACCACCGCCTCTTCCAGCGCATTCTCGAACAGGGGGCCATCCTCTCCGAGTACCCCCCTGCCACTCCGCCCCTGCCCGGACATTTCCCGGGCCGCAATCGCATCATCAGCGGGCTGAGTCGGGGGGTGCTGATCGTCGAAGCCGCCGAGGGAAGCGGTTCGCTGATCACCGCCGACTTCGCCCTGGAGCAGGGGCGCGAGGTTTTCGCCGTTCCCGGGGCGGTCTTTGCCCCCACCAGTCAAGGGGTCAACCGCCTCCTCAAGGACGGTGCCCGCCTGGTGACCGAAGCCCGCGACATCCTCGAAGTCCTCTGGCCGCAATTCCCCTCCCGAGCCGCCCGTCGACGGGAGAATGCCATTGCCGAGGGCCTGTCCGGCGACGCCCTGAACGTATACCGTTTGCTCGGCAACGACCCGTTGCACGTGGATGAACTGGCCCGGACAAGCGGCTTGACACCCATGGAAGTTTCCGCTATTTTACTCAACCTGGAGCTGCAGGGGGGAGCGCAGCAGCTTCCCGGCATGCGTTACGTGCGCAGCCGCAACCCCTGAAGTCATGGAGGTTCATGTCAG includes:
- a CDS encoding LysM peptidoglycan-binding domain-containing protein; protein product: MTIRRTILFFCLLLLPLSAPAQEGARTYVIKKGDTLWGVSERFIKDPDYWPGLWANNPDIRNPHFIYPGQQLRIYDGRIELVPVAPAAPVVTATETEAAVAAPAPEPSLPQPSPAITINTLGGARGFVGTDALAYDGILVDTVDNRILMASGDRVFVKLQDPAAVRPADRFSLFETGKEVLHPVTGQPVGYQVTELGALQITETGPNVATAVITDSFREIQRGSLLLPWQPQVREIALKKAAQELSGYVIAGGDGKTALSQFDVIFVDFGAAEGLEVGNLLYISRQRMATELAYGAEELQLPDVLLGSAVVLETRPHTAAALVLKAADSMHHGDRVTIVTE
- the dprA gene encoding DNA-processing protein DprA; protein product: MTEEERGWMRLHLTRGLGRTGLIRLMEAFGSLEAILSAPPAMWCARAGLREAVAADFPAANDPRMAAAVKTLEKTGARIIALWDEERYPALLRAIHDPPALLYVRGTLPAGEALAVVGARQASSAGRQLTLETCRELASRGIIIVSGLARGIDTAAHQGALEGQGQTVAVLGCGIDRIYPPENHRLFQRILEQGAILSEYPPATPPLPGHFPGRNRIISGLSRGVLIVEAAEGSGSLITADFALEQGREVFAVPGAVFAPTSQGVNRLLKDGARLVTEARDILEVLWPQFPSRAARRRENAIAEGLSGDALNVYRLLGNDPLHVDELARTSGLTPMEVSAILLNLELQGGAQQLPGMRYVRSRNP